One Betta splendens chromosome 16, fBetSpl5.4, whole genome shotgun sequence genomic window carries:
- the LOC121201716 gene encoding triple functional domain protein-like, which produces MLVTQDYVAVKEDEISVVQGEVVQMLASNQQSMFLVYRAATEHCPAAEGWIPGFVLGHTSSSITPELPEGTIKKSLSWHTALRIRRKSEKRDKEGRKMENGHRRSQDGLANKVSVKLLNPNFIYDAPPEFLIPVGDAACESGDSVTLRCRVCGGPRASVTWRGPDHRPLSGDGRCSVTYSETGEAALRILGVSPEDGGVYTCVATNVAGSVTSSASLRVSGIHDDGSDVLWKGSFESYYTEITELGRGRFSVIKRCDQRGSKRTVAAKHVNKKLLRREQVLREIRLLQALEHPNVVKLLDTYETAHSYVLVLEMAEQGRFLDYIVSWGNLTEEKVALYLRDVLEALHYLHSWRIAHLDLKPENIMVEHASSQPIIKLTDFGDAVQLSPACSYVHALLGSPEFSAPELILGQPVSLMSDLWSLGVVTYVVLSGASPFLDESLEETCLNICRLDFSFPEDYFQCVSAGARDFVRLLLQREPERRPSAAACLEQPWLQPRGQLAFGHAQLPPQGRHTAHLDTSRLISFIERRKHQNDVRPVGSVKAFLHSRLLNHACR; this is translated from the exons ATGTTGGTGACCCAGGACTACGTGGCGGTGAAGGAGGATGAGATCAGTGTGGTGCAGGGTGAGGTGGTCCAAATGCTGGCCAGCAACCAGCAGAGCATGTTCCTGGTGTACCGGGCCGCCACCGAGCACTGCCCCGCGGCCGAGGGCTGGATCCCTGGCTTCGTGTTGGGACACACCTCATCCTCCATCACGCCCGAGCTCCCCGAAGGAACCATCAA AAAATCACTGTCGTGGCACACGGCGCTCCGCATCCGCAGGAAATCGGAAAAAAGGGACAAGGAAGGGAGGAAAATGGAGAACGGCCACCGCAGGTCTCAGGACGGCCTGGCCAACAAAGTCTCCGTGAAG CTTCTCAATCCCAACTTCATCTACGACG CTCCCCCAGAGTTCCTCATCCCCGTGGGCGACGCGGCGTGCGAGAGCGGCGACAGCGTCACCCTGAGGTGCAGGGTGTGCGGCGGGCCCCGGGCGTCTGTCACCTGGCGAGGCCCCGACCACAGGCCCCTGAGCGGCGACGGCCGCTGCAGCGTCACCTACAG CGAGACGGGGGAGGCAGCGCTGCGCATCCTGGGGGTCTCTCCCGAGGACGGTGGGGTGTACACTTGTGTTGCCACCAACGTCGCCGGCTCCGTCACCTCCTCCGCCAGCCTTCGAGTCTCAG GAATTCATGATGATGGCAGTGATGTTCTATGGAAAGGTAGCTTTGAGTCCTACTACACTGAGATCACTGAGCTAGGAAG GGGCCGGTTCTCTGTGATCAAGCGCTGCGACCAGCGAGGGAGCAAGAGGACGGTGGCGGCCAAGCACGTCAACAAGAAGCTGCTGCGGCGCGAGCAGGTGCTGCGGGAGATCAGGCTCCTACAGGCCCTGGAGCATCCCAACGTGGTCAAGCTGCTGGACACCTACGAGACGGCCCACAGCTACGTGCTGGTGCTGGAGAT GGCAGAGCAGGGGCGCTTCCTGGATTACATCGTGAGCTGGGGCAACCTGACGGAGGAGAAAGTGGCCCTGTACCTCAGAGACGTTCTGGAAGCTCTTCACTACCTGCACAGCTGGAGGATCGCACACCTGGATCTCAAA ccggagAACATCATGGTGGAACACGCCTCGTCCCAGCCCATAATCAAGCTGACAGACTTCGGTGACGCCGTCCAGCTGAGTCCCGCCTGCTCCTACGTCCATGCTCTGCTGGGCAGCCCAGAGTTCTCTGCTCCTGAGCTGATCCTGGGTCAGCCCGTTTCCCTGATGTCTGACCTGTGGAGCTTAG GGGTGGTGACCTACGTCGTGCTAAGCGGCGCCTCTCCCTTCCTGGACGAGAGTCTGGAGGAGACGTGCCTGAACATCTGCCGCCTGGACTTCAGCTTCCCCGAGGACTACTTCCAGTGCGTGAGCGCGGGCGCCCGGGACTTCGTCCGCCTGTTGCTCCAGCGCGAGCCGGAGCGCCGGCCCTCGGCGGCGGCCTGCCTGGAGCAGCCCTGGCTCCAGCCTCGAGGGCAGCTCGCCTTCGGCCACGCTCAGCTGCCGCCTCAGGGCCGTCACACGGCACATCTGGACACCTCCAGACTCATCTCCTTCATAGAGAGGCGGAAACACCAGAACGACGTGCGGCCCGTCGGCTCGGTCAAGGCCTTCTTGCACAGCCGTCTGCTCAACCACGCCTGTAGGTAA